CACCAGCAGCAAATGCGGCCTTTGCATTTTCTACGAAAGCCTTCAGGTCAAAACCACAATAAGCGTCGCCATTCATGATCAACAATCCACCGCGATAACCTTCCCGCCAAATGCGTTTCAGCGGGCCGGCAGTTCCCAAGATTTCAGGTTCCACCCAGACCTTTTCAAAACCCAGGCGTTCCCCTTCGGCCACAATCTGGTCCGCAAGGTAATGGGCATTGGCGTGAAGACGAACGTTGCCAATAGCACGAGCCTTTATAGCCTGCTGTTCCAAAATGCTCTTGTCCACTACAGGAACCAAGGGCTTCGGCACATCGCTTGTGAGCGGGCGAAGTCGGGTTCCCAAACCTGCGGCAAGAATTAAAACATTCAATTGATCCATTGGCATATAAAATAGAAAACCTCGCCCTTAGGCGAGGCTTCAGTTTCCACAGGCGCCATCAAATCGTGGCGTTCTTCAAACTAGAACTTATGTTCCCAAATCAAGGCGATTCTGTAGAAGGACCATTCGCGGCCAGTCTTCAGCAGCAGCGGTTCTTCATCAGATTTTTCATGAGGTGTTGCGAAGCTACGATCGCCTTCGATAGTGAACAAAGCCTTAAGTCCATTCTTGTCGTTCAACTTGAAATCGAGAAGCAGACTCAAGTCAATCCACATGAATTCGCCATCAAAGGTTTTTCCAGTTTTGCGAATACCCTTATCAAAGTCGGAGCGATCAAAGTGGCCATACAATTCTGCCATGAATCCAACCATCTGTAAGGTCAAGGGCATCTTATAGCCAAGCACTCCAGTGAAATAATACTGCCAACCGTTAGCTTCGCCAGGAATCACCTGCCATTCCCAAATATCGCCATCGTCAACGCCGGTAATGCCCTTGTAGATCCACTGGTAGGTGGCAAGCATCACCACATGGGTCCAGTCACCTTCAATCAAGGCACCTGTATCAAACTGGAACGTAGCAGAAGCCCAGAAGTCATAGTAGTAATGAGCAAACGGGGTCAAGGCCTCGTATTCCTGCTTCTTAAAATTATAGATGCTCATTCCGTCAAAGCCCAACGGATTCCAGCCCGTACCAATAGATCCTCCAGCGCTGAACACAAGGAACGGCACAGGAGTAAACTCAGCCTTCAACTGAGGACGAATGGACAAGGGGGAAAGTTCAAAACTACCGGTCAAATCCACGGTGGCGTCCTTCACCAACCAGTGGGTTCCAAGAGGTGTGGGTATGGTATATTTTGCGTTAAAAGTCGTAGCGGCCTTCGCGCCATTGAAGGGGCCAGCCACAGAAGCAAAGTGGTCTTCGCCAGGTTCAATTTCACGTTCCAGATAATCGGCAGCAGCCGTTGTCAAAGAATAGCTGAATTCCCCGGCAAAAACAGCAGCGGGAATCAGAAGCAAGGGAAGCAAACGTTTCAAAACCAAATCTCCTAAAAAATGTAAGCAAAATATAATAATCAAAGAGACGGGCTAGTTAATCGACATTACAAATAAATAAAAAAACAATCTTGCTATAATTAAAACCATGAAGAAGCGTTACATTGTCCTGATAGTCCTGGCTGCATTGTTCATTCTCCTCCTTGCAGCGTTGAAAATTGGCCCTACCATTGCAAAGAACTATGTGGTCAGTCACTCCGAAGAGTTGATCGGCCGCAAGATGAACATTGCAAGCGTGAACTTCTCCCCCACCACCTTCACCGTGGAAGTGGACAGTTTCGCCATTCTTGAACCGGACGGAACCACGCCTTTCGTAGCCTTCGAAAAGTTCCGCATCAACGTGAATCCCACACGCCTCCTGGCCAAGGAAATCAGCGTCAGCGAAATTTACCTGAAGGGGCTCTACACCAGAGTCATCCAGAACGGGGAACGTTTTAACTTCAGCGACATCTTGGACAAACTAGCCGAAGGTGGCGACGCAGGCTCCTCGGCAGTCGACACTACCGCAAGCGTCGCAGATTCTTCCGCCGACAACACAGCCGCCGACTCAGCCCAAGCCATGAACCTGAACCCGTCTGAAGCATTGGGCGGTTTAAGCATCGCCGTAGAGAACATCGTTCTCGAAAAGGGCAACATCATTTATCAGGACCAGAAGGTCGGCTCCAAGTTCCACCTTCAGGACTTCTCCGTAGAAATTCCCGCAGTCTACTTCGCCAACCAGGACACCGACATCGGCGTCACCCTCAAGTTTGCCGACGGCGGCGACCTGAACGTAAAAGTCCTCTTCAATATGGAAACTCAGAGTTTCAATGTTTCCGTTGGTTTGAACCAGTTTGCTCTCGCTTGCATCAAGCCCTACCTGAAGGACTTCATCAACTACAAGGATTTCAGTGGAGCCCTCAATATCCATCTGGACGTTCAGGGTAACGTGAACGACGTTCTCTCTTCCAACGTCAGCGGTAACGTAAACCTTTCAGACATCGTCCTTACGGAAACCTCCGGCAAGACCATCGGCGTAAACCGCGTAGACGTAGGTATCGCAAAGGCCAACCTCAACGAAAATGATTTCAACGTGGACTCCGTCGTAGTGGACGGCGCTTTCGCGCATCTGGATTTGCTTAAGGGCGGAAAGACCAACATCGATATTTTGCTGAACCCCAAGGGAGCCGCCGCAGACACAACCGCAGCAGATAGTGCAACCGTAAGTGCAACGGTTCTGGATACAACGACGGTGATTGTTCCCGACGCACCGGCCGACTCCTCCGCCCAGGCCGCAGCACCGGCCGAACAGAAGCCCGCTGAAAAAGAAAAGCCCATGAAGTTCGTGCTGAAGAAATTGCAGGTCAAGAACACCAGCGTTTCCGCCAACGACCAGACCATCAAGAAGCCATTCTCCTACACCGTCAGCAACATCAACGTCAACGGCAGCAACATCAATTTCAACACCCCCTGCACCGTGAATGTAGGCGCATCCTTCCCAGGTGGTGGCACCCTCTCCCTCAAGTACAAGGGCGCCCTTTCTGACATCAGCACCATGGACATTTACCTCAGCGTAAAGAACCTGGCCCTGAGCCACTTCTCCCCCTACAGCTACCACTTTACCGGCTATCCCATCAGCTCCGGCACCTTGGCCTTCGCCAGCGAAAACAAGCTGAACAAGTGGGACATCGACAGCAAGAACACCATCGACATTTACAACATCGACGTGGGCGACAAGGATCCCAACTCCGAACCGGAATTCAACGTTCCCATGAAGATTGGCCTGTACATTCTGAAGGACAAAGATGAAAAGATCCAGTTCGACGTTCCGGTAAAGGGTAACGTCCAGGATCCGGAATTCTCCTACGGAAAGATTATCTGGAAAACCGTCATGAACCTGCTTATCAAGGTGGCTCTCTCCCCGCTGAAGCTGGTGGGCAACCTGGCCGCCTCCGGCGCAAACGCCTTGGGCATGGACCTGGGCAAGAACGACGAAGTGGTTATCGATCCGCTAAGCAACATTCTGGAAAGCGAACAGTACGCCAAGGCCATCAAGATGACCGAAGCCGTAGTCAAGGATCCCAAGCTGAAGCTGAACTTTGTGCAGTCCTTCCCGCTGAAGAAGACTGTGGAAGCCTACAAGACCCGCAAGTTGAAGACTGACTACTACATGTCCACCAGCGGCAAGAAAACCTTGAACGAACTTGATGAAAAGAGCATCATCGAAATCAAGGATGACGACAGCCTCTACGTTGCCTACGCCAAGGAACATGCCGCAGCACTGGATCGCAAGACTCTTGAAAAGGAACTTCTGGAAAAGGCAAACAAGCGCAACCAGGAACTTCTGAAGACATTGCAGCAGCAAAAGGGCGTGACCAAGAAGAACGTCACCATCACCACTGCACCTCGTAGCGAGCTAGCCAAGCATAAAGGCAAACCTGCATATAAGGTCCAACTGGACGTACAGTAAGAGTCATCCTGGAGGGAGCTGAGCGCTACCGATAGGACCAAAAAAAGAGCCTTTTGAAAGGGCTCTTTTTTTATTTATTCGTGAACGATTACGTTATTCAAGGCCTTATCAGAAACCTTGACGCCATCCCAGACCACCACATCCTTTAGGGTGCAGTTTTCAATGACGGCACCATCACCAATGGCAACATTAGGACCGATGGTGCAGTTCACAAGTTGCACGTTCTTGCCAATATAGCAGGGAGCGATAATCTTACAACCATCAGCAGAAACACTGGCAGAGTTGTCGTTTCGCTTCAGCACATGGGCGTTGGTTTCAAGAAGGGTTTCAGCCAAGCCGCAATCCAGCCATTTCTGTACCGGAGCAGTGCTGAACTTGCAGCCCTTTTCAAGCATCATTTCCAGAGCGTCGGTCAGCTGGAATTCATTCTTGGTACGGATGTTATTGTCCATCAAGTACTTCAAGCTTTCCTTGAGAACCTTCACATCCTTGATGTAATAGATGCCCACGATAGCTTCGTCGGAAACGAATTCCTGGGGTTTTTCAACCAAACGTTCAATACGACCATTGGCGTCAGTTACAGCTACACCAAAGCGCTTCGGGTCTTCAACCTTGAATGTATAAAGGATGTTTTCCTGAGCGTTGTTCAAAATGGAAAGGTCGGCTTCGAACAGGGTATCGCCCAAAATGATCAGGAGCGGTTCGTCGTCGTTCACAAAGGGCAAGGAAAGGCTGATTGCTTCACCCAGACCCTGAGGATTGCTCTGCACCACAGTGCGGGTAGCCCCCCAAGCCGGACGCTTGGTCAAGAACTGGTCGACAACGTCGGCCTTGTAGCCCGTAATGAAGATGGTTTCAGACGGCTTCAAAGAAAGGGAATCTTCGACAATCCAGTCCAAAATGGTCTTACCGGCCACCGGAAGTAAGCACTTCGGCACATTTTCGGTATAAGGGCGCAAACGCAGACCATTTCCAGCAACGGGCAATACAATTTTCATCTAAAAACCAAAAAAACAAAATTTGTAATAGTCTTACAAAGATAGCACTTTATACGGGTAGTATACAAAATACAAAGTCTAAAAGCAAAAAAAACTCTCTCATTTCTGAGAGAGTTTCGTGGATGATGCAGGGGTCGAACCTGCGACCCGCTGATTA
This genomic window from Fibrobacter sp. contains:
- a CDS encoding DUF748 domain-containing protein is translated as MKKRYIVLIVLAALFILLLAALKIGPTIAKNYVVSHSEELIGRKMNIASVNFSPTTFTVEVDSFAILEPDGTTPFVAFEKFRINVNPTRLLAKEISVSEIYLKGLYTRVIQNGERFNFSDILDKLAEGGDAGSSAVDTTASVADSSADNTAADSAQAMNLNPSEALGGLSIAVENIVLEKGNIIYQDQKVGSKFHLQDFSVEIPAVYFANQDTDIGVTLKFADGGDLNVKVLFNMETQSFNVSVGLNQFALACIKPYLKDFINYKDFSGALNIHLDVQGNVNDVLSSNVSGNVNLSDIVLTETSGKTIGVNRVDVGIAKANLNENDFNVDSVVVDGAFAHLDLLKGGKTNIDILLNPKGAAADTTAADSATVSATVLDTTTVIVPDAPADSSAQAAAPAEQKPAEKEKPMKFVLKKLQVKNTSVSANDQTIKKPFSYTVSNINVNGSNINFNTPCTVNVGASFPGGGTLSLKYKGALSDISTMDIYLSVKNLALSHFSPYSYHFTGYPISSGTLAFASENKLNKWDIDSKNTIDIYNIDVGDKDPNSEPEFNVPMKIGLYILKDKDEKIQFDVPVKGNVQDPEFSYGKIIWKTVMNLLIKVALSPLKLVGNLAASGANALGMDLGKNDEVVIDPLSNILESEQYAKAIKMTEAVVKDPKLKLNFVQSFPLKKTVEAYKTRKLKTDYYMSTSGKKTLNELDEKSIIEIKDDDSLYVAYAKEHAAALDRKTLEKELLEKANKRNQELLKTLQQQKGVTKKNVTITTAPRSELAKHKGKPAYKVQLDVQ
- a CDS encoding NTP transferase domain-containing protein, translating into MKIVLPVAGNGLRLRPYTENVPKCLLPVAGKTILDWIVEDSLSLKPSETIFITGYKADVVDQFLTKRPAWGATRTVVQSNPQGLGEAISLSLPFVNDDEPLLIILGDTLFEADLSILNNAQENILYTFKVEDPKRFGVAVTDANGRIERLVEKPQEFVSDEAIVGIYYIKDVKVLKESLKYLMDNNIRTKNEFQLTDALEMMLEKGCKFSTAPVQKWLDCGLAETLLETNAHVLKRNDNSASVSADGCKIIAPCYIGKNVQLVNCTIGPNVAIGDGAVIENCTLKDVVVWDGVKVSDKALNNVIVHE